A DNA window from Plodia interpunctella isolate USDA-ARS_2022_Savannah chromosome 12, ilPloInte3.2, whole genome shotgun sequence contains the following coding sequences:
- the LOC128674330 gene encoding RUN domain-containing protein 1 — protein sequence MDNNSDYDDNEIPIWQEPRREPLGAPKETLCDENQPEQENGDRIHALEEEQEILSSSVFSLTSHLAQVEFRLRQILKAPPEEKDVMLKALEEFTSRGVSDTRAAPQGSSGEPSCSECLELERKMRKQRARQSHFIERLKAQLKELERFATDPNCLGESKHRTLIEHLRSEIDQSLEEGCHQPLNVDELRHQINCAVKQYADRQLSKDEIISKLQVHIDDMQKFIKLMKTEELKNNDIKTKPPTHKVKSETFEKNFNRNKTNDDLKAETINLMRKASTLIQIFTVSQFGCSPNTSRNYEKKSSTIVTHWGNLRAKLEMSIDAVLHLVSRDRSSHTIIDSYDSESEEGGIVINDAPLTTAVRRHLAVNLRDLLHHGLTGPDSTSLVPLIGCFPVRKSSSSNAPHFWELILRYYELNDGDRFNSTPARKLSQSFNLDIVGGTAITNKQSLLSAIGSILASHMPYKRSYDAHFKAFVCAALNAHKLVVWLNIMLKSRALIDAYYSSTSYVVNTGFQDTLQSLDRLTPYNFDLPVDLAVKQFQNIKDVFM from the coding sequence ATGGACAACAACAGTGATTATGACGACAATGAAATACCTATTTGGCAAGAACCGAGACGAGAGCCTTTGGGCGCTCCAAAGGAAACTTTATGTGACGAAAATCAGCCAGAACAGGAAAATGGGGACAGAATACACGCTTTGGAGGAAGAGCAGGAAATTCTATCATCTTCGGTGTTTTCCTTGACGTCCCATCTCGCTCAAGTGGAGTTCCGTTTGCGACAAATACTGAAAGCGCCACCGGAAGAGAAAGATGTTATGCTAAAGGCTCTTGAAGAGTTTACATCGCGAGGAGTGTCTGATACGAGGGCTGCACCTCAAGGGAGCTCCGGGGAGCCTAGTTGTAGTGAGTGTTTGGAGTTAGAACGAAAAATGAGAAAACAACGCGCTCGACAATCGCACTTTATTGAACGGTTGAAAGCCCAACTAAAAGAGTTGGAAAGATTCGCGACGGACCCCAACTGCCTCGGTGAAAGTAAACATAGAACGCTAATAGAACATCTACGGAGTGAAATAGACCAAAGTTTGGAAGAAGGCTGCCATCAACCCTTGAATGTGGATGAGCTAAGACACCAAATCAATTGTGCAGTCAAACAGTATGCGGATAGGCAGTTATCTAAGGATGagataataagtaaattacaGGTGCACATTGACGACATGCAGAAATTCATTAAGTTGATGAAAactgaagaattaaaaaataatgatattaaaactaaaccaCCAACCCATAAAGTTAAATCGGAAACTTTtgaaaagaattttaataggaataaaacaaatgatgaTCTGAAAGCAGAAACTATAAATTTGATGAGGAAAGCATCAACAttgattcaaatatttacagtATCACAGTTTGGCTGCTCTCCGAATACGAGTAgaaattatgaaaagaaaTCTTCTACCATAGTTACACACTGGGGAAACTTGAGAGCTAAGTTAGAAATGTCAATAGATGCAGTTCTTCATTTAGTATCAAGAGACAGATCCTCACATACAATCATTGACAGTTATGACAGTGAGTCTGAAGAGGGTGGAATTGTTATCAATGATGCTCCATTAACAACAGCTGTTCGCCGCCACTTGGCTGTCAACTTGAGAGATTTACTCCACCATGGTTTAACAGGTCCAGATTCCACATCCCTAGTGCCTCTAATAGGCTGCTTTCCAGTAAGGAAGTCATCTTCCAGCAATGCTCCACATTTTTGGGAGTTGATATTACGTTACTACGAGCTAAATGATGGAGATCGTTTCAACTCGACGCCTGCTAGAAAATTAAGCCAGAGCTTTAACTTAGATATAGTTGGTGGTACAGCGATTACTAACAAGCAGAGTTTGCTGAGTGCTATCGGGAGCATTCTAGCGTCTCACATGCCTTACAAGAGAAGTTACGATGCCCACTTTAAAGCATTTGTTTGTGCTGCTTTAAATGCTCACAAACTTGTTGTTTGGCTCAACATCATGCTAAAAAGCAGAGCTCTGATTGATGCCTACTATTCTTCAACTAGTTACGTTGTTAACACTGGTTTTCAAGACACATTGCAGAGTCTTGACCGTCTGACCCCATACAATTTTGACTTGCCTGTTGATCTTGCTGTAAAGCAATTTCAGAACATTAAGGAtgtgtttatgtaa